One Ignavibacteria bacterium DNA segment encodes these proteins:
- a CDS encoding T9SS type A sorting domain-containing protein, translating to MKTKLFTIIFALIFASGLNGQILLDENFSYAAGDSLQANGWTVHSGSTGPILVVSPSLTYTGYPLSNIGNAAKIDSGGYEDVNRNFSEETSGNIYVSFLLNVTTARTTGDYFLHIGQTTLGSTFRMKVFIKGNDASSFFLGISKGNNVATATFSTSTFNYNTTYLVVGKYSFLSGTTSDDLVSLFAFTAPNLPVTEPATPLLGPLTDATTDLTNAGTIALRQGSSGLRPSFIIDGIRIAKLWSNIVTGVIPVSTVAESFNLSQNYPNPFNPSTTINFSIPKTGFVTLKVYDINGREVKNLISENMNAGKYEVNANFSELNSGVYFYKLNLSGDVSFSDTKKFMLVK from the coding sequence ATGAAAACTAAATTATTTACAATTATTTTCGCATTAATATTCGCATCAGGATTAAATGGTCAGATTCTATTGGATGAGAATTTCAGCTACGCTGCTGGAGATAGCTTGCAGGCAAATGGTTGGACGGTGCACAGTGGTTCTACGGGTCCTATTCTTGTTGTTTCGCCTTCTTTAACTTATACCGGTTATCCTCTTTCAAACATCGGTAATGCAGCAAAAATTGACTCAGGTGGTTATGAAGACGTAAACAGAAATTTTTCTGAAGAAACCTCAGGAAATATTTATGTCTCATTCTTACTTAACGTTACGACAGCAAGAACGACAGGAGATTATTTCCTTCATATCGGACAGACTACATTAGGATCAACTTTCCGTATGAAAGTTTTTATTAAAGGAAATGATGCTTCAAGTTTCTTCCTCGGTATCAGCAAGGGTAACAATGTTGCTACTGCAACATTTTCCACTTCTACATTTAATTACAACACGACTTATCTTGTCGTCGGTAAGTATTCATTTCTAAGTGGTACGACTTCGGATGACCTTGTCAGTTTGTTTGCTTTCACAGCACCTAACCTCCCGGTTACAGAACCGGCAACACCATTGTTAGGTCCTTTAACAGATGCAACAACTGACCTGACAAATGCTGGTACAATTGCGTTAAGGCAGGGTTCTTCTGGACTGCGTCCATCGTTTATCATTGACGGTATCAGAATAGCTAAATTATGGTCTAATATAGTAACAGGCGTTATTCCTGTCAGTACTGTCGCAGAAAGCTTCAATCTTTCTCAGAACTATCCAAATCCGTTCAACCCTTCAACAACTATCAATTTCAGCATTCCAAAAACTGGATTTGTTACATTGAAAGTTTATGACATAAACGGCAGAGAAGTTAAAAACCTAATCAGCGAAAATATGAATGCCGGTAAGTATGAAGTTAATGCTAACTTCAGCGAACTAAACAGCGGTGTTTATTTTTACAAACTGAACCTTTCAGGAGATGTAAGTTTCTCCGACACGAAGAAATTTATGCTTGTAAAATAA
- a CDS encoding PP2C family protein-serine/threonine phosphatase: protein MEQRKLSRTIEKFITEAPNFKKTEDLLKYVLHQIIGDENIGISGGRIWKLNNNKKAYTLLDQLGDVKKIDKGFVLGLDELHILHEISRKRTVTTMETNVYLKRRGIANYSATGIGEKYKILYKNKPLILYQFILAFNGNIINDEFLYTLNIISVTINSIIRTKRIESKAKDNITELAKASEIQRSILPEHGYEFGNYEMYGVSIPDKIVGGDFFDYINIADDNKLCIAIGDAASKGISAAAQALYISGALKMGVSYDVGFTTLLKRIGNLVNETFPNERFVTLFLCELYKDKKGLCVYVNAGHNAPFVLKSGSKDIISLSSTGSVLGPSPNQDYYLDSLYLEKGDNLILYTDGIVEATNDKFEFYGEDRLKNLIIQNKNAGPEIMCKRIIESVQKYSANGKYSDDRTLVIIKRVK from the coding sequence ATGGAACAGAGGAAATTATCCCGAACGATTGAAAAATTCATAACTGAGGCTCCAAATTTCAAGAAAACTGAAGACCTGCTAAAATACGTTCTGCATCAGATTATCGGTGACGAGAACATTGGTATCAGCGGCGGGAGAATCTGGAAACTAAACAATAATAAAAAAGCGTATACGCTCCTCGACCAACTTGGTGACGTTAAAAAAATTGATAAAGGTTTCGTCCTTGGACTAGACGAACTACATATTCTCCACGAGATTTCTAGAAAAAGAACTGTAACAACAATGGAAACGAATGTTTATCTTAAAAGAAGAGGCATTGCAAACTATTCTGCAACAGGCATTGGCGAAAAATATAAAATTCTTTACAAAAATAAACCTTTAATTCTGTATCAGTTCATCCTCGCATTTAATGGAAACATTATAAACGATGAATTTCTTTACACACTGAACATAATAAGCGTTACAATTAATTCTATTATTCGTACTAAAAGAATTGAATCAAAAGCTAAGGATAATATCACAGAACTCGCCAAAGCTAGCGAGATTCAAAGAAGCATTCTTCCCGAACATGGTTATGAATTCGGTAATTATGAAATGTACGGTGTTTCTATTCCCGATAAAATTGTAGGCGGCGACTTTTTTGATTACATAAACATAGCGGATGATAATAAACTCTGTATTGCAATTGGTGATGCCGCATCTAAAGGTATATCTGCGGCTGCTCAGGCTTTGTATATTTCTGGCGCCCTGAAAATGGGAGTTAGCTATGACGTAGGTTTTACAACACTTCTGAAACGTATCGGAAACCTCGTCAATGAAACATTCCCGAACGAAAGATTTGTTACTCTCTTCCTTTGCGAACTTTACAAAGATAAAAAAGGTCTGTGCGTCTATGTTAATGCGGGTCACAATGCACCCTTTGTCCTGAAGTCCGGTTCAAAGGATATAATTAGTCTTTCTTCAACCGGTTCCGTCCTCGGTCCTTCACCTAATCAGGATTATTATCTTGATAGTCTTTACCTTGAAAAAGGAGATAATTTAATCCTTTACACAGACGGTATTGTCGAAGCAACTAATGATAAGTTTGAATTCTACGGTGAAGACAGATTGAAGAATTTAATTATTCAGAACAAAAATGCCGGACCTGAAATAATGTGTAAAAGAATCATTGAAAGCGTCCAGAAATATTCTGCTAACGGAAAATATTCTGACGATAGAACACTCGTTATTATAAAAAGAGTTAAATAA
- the hutH gene encoding histidine ammonia-lyase, with translation MNKFILNGNNLNVLDSVKLIKGNYSLSVSKSAEWNVRNSRKLVEHWIAKEEVIYGINTGFGEFKDVIISKNQTEELQRNLILSHSTGVGSPVEDDVVRLMILFRINSLIQGHSGVRFELIEFLLKFFNARLIPVIPQQGSVGCSGDLAPLAHLASAFLGEGLTKYKGKILKSKDALKKAGLKPFVLSSKEGLALINGTQMMSAYLCVSLYESLKLSKLADIAGAVSVEATKSTDTAYDHRIQKIRPHKGQIASAENLRKLLKNSGIIKSHEDCPRVQDAYSIRCIPQVHGAAKDAINYCVNVLNTEINSVTDNPLIFANDKEHLEGGNFHGEPLALAADFLKIAVSELGSISERRTARLVDGSLSGLPRFLIKEGGLNSGFMIAQYTAAALVSENKVLSHPASVDSIPTSANQEDHNSMGSIAARKCYEVICNVKNILAIEILCGTQSLEFLKPLIPGAGVKKAFELFRKKIMFVKKDLYMKDLIESANKILYYSDFIEQIEKVTGKLK, from the coding sequence ATGAATAAATTCATACTAAATGGCAATAATCTAAATGTTCTTGATTCAGTTAAACTAATTAAAGGTAATTATTCTCTTTCTGTTTCAAAATCTGCTGAATGGAATGTCCGTAATTCAAGAAAGCTTGTTGAACACTGGATTGCTAAAGAGGAAGTTATCTACGGTATCAATACCGGTTTTGGTGAATTCAAAGACGTAATTATTTCTAAGAATCAGACTGAAGAACTCCAGCGGAACCTTATCCTGTCACACTCTACTGGTGTTGGCTCGCCTGTTGAAGATGATGTTGTGCGTCTGATGATTCTGTTCAGGATAAACTCTCTTATTCAGGGACATTCTGGAGTCAGGTTTGAATTAATAGAGTTTCTTCTGAAATTCTTTAATGCACGACTTATTCCTGTTATTCCACAACAGGGTTCTGTTGGCTGTTCGGGTGATCTGGCACCGCTTGCTCATCTTGCCTCTGCTTTTCTTGGCGAAGGTTTAACGAAGTATAAAGGTAAAATACTGAAAAGCAAGGATGCGCTCAAAAAAGCTGGTCTTAAACCTTTTGTTCTTTCTTCAAAAGAAGGGCTTGCTCTTATCAACGGTACGCAAATGATGTCTGCATATCTTTGCGTTTCGCTTTATGAATCGTTAAAACTTTCTAAACTCGCTGATATCGCTGGAGCAGTTTCAGTAGAAGCCACTAAAAGTACTGATACCGCCTACGACCATCGTATCCAAAAAATCCGTCCGCATAAAGGACAGATTGCTTCTGCTGAAAATTTAAGGAAACTTCTTAAAAACAGCGGTATTATAAAATCACACGAAGATTGTCCGAGAGTTCAGGACGCATATTCTATTAGATGTATTCCGCAAGTGCATGGTGCTGCTAAAGATGCAATTAATTATTGTGTTAATGTTCTTAATACTGAAATAAATTCCGTTACTGACAATCCTTTAATCTTTGCTAATGACAAAGAACATCTTGAAGGAGGTAATTTTCACGGTGAACCGCTTGCTCTCGCTGCCGATTTTCTCAAAATTGCTGTCTCGGAACTCGGTAGTATTTCAGAAAGAAGAACAGCACGGCTCGTTGACGGAAGCCTCAGCGGTCTTCCAAGATTTCTAATCAAAGAAGGTGGCTTGAATTCTGGATTCATGATTGCCCAATATACCGCAGCCGCTCTCGTGAGCGAAAATAAAGTCTTATCTCATCCTGCATCCGTAGATTCAATCCCTACAAGTGCAAATCAGGAAGACCATAATTCTATGGGTTCTATTGCTGCGAGAAAATGCTATGAAGTCATTTGCAATGTCAAAAACATTTTAGCTATTGAAATTCTCTGCGGTACGCAATCACTGGAATTTCTTAAACCGCTTATTCCCGGTGCTGGTGTCAAAAAGGCTTTTGAATTGTTCAGAAAAAAGATTATGTTTGTTAAAAAAGACTTATACATGAAAGATTTGATTGAAAGTGCAAATAAAATATTATATTATTCCGATTTTATCGAGCAGATTGAAAAAGTTACTGGTAAACTAAAATGA
- a CDS encoding YihY/virulence factor BrkB family protein: protein MEKRLNNLFFYLKRLYQKYDTDQIWFLSSGVSFSILWVIIPTLLIFLGILGFYFDQVNAVQKINEYINQTLPVNFEMKDKVIETISGKAFELSQNALITTLIGLLGVFWAMSSMFSYMRDALNRIFDVKESITFLKGKLRDFVLLLIIIVLFSFTTIVTSVQQIENEFINFIFTSVSSVISSSIFLLFLLPFFISYVMFFFLYRFVPHYKIPTRSLLFGTLISASLYELLKYGFAYYILHLSNYTAVYGAYAAIVVFMLWIYLLSLIFCTGAALSKIHMELYKLELKFNNKEKYGTEEIIPND from the coding sequence TTGGAGAAACGTTTAAATAATTTATTTTTCTACTTAAAAAGGCTCTACCAGAAGTATGATACTGACCAGATTTGGTTCTTATCCTCTGGTGTTTCTTTTAGTATCCTTTGGGTTATTATTCCTACACTGCTGATATTTCTTGGTATTCTCGGATTTTATTTCGATCAGGTCAATGCTGTTCAGAAAATTAATGAATATATCAACCAGACTCTGCCTGTAAATTTTGAGATGAAGGATAAAGTAATAGAAACAATCTCAGGCAAAGCTTTCGAGCTTTCTCAAAATGCTCTGATAACAACTCTGATAGGTCTGTTAGGAGTATTCTGGGCGATGAGCAGTATGTTCAGCTACATGCGAGATGCCCTCAACAGAATTTTCGATGTTAAAGAATCTATAACTTTTTTAAAAGGAAAACTTCGTGATTTCGTTCTGCTTCTTATTATTATTGTGTTGTTTTCTTTCACAACTATTGTTACTTCTGTTCAGCAAATTGAAAACGAGTTTATCAATTTTATTTTTACTTCTGTTTCATCCGTAATTAGCTCAAGTATTTTTCTTCTTTTCCTTCTTCCTTTCTTTATTTCTTATGTAATGTTTTTCTTTCTTTATAGATTTGTTCCTCATTATAAGATTCCGACTCGATCCCTGCTTTTTGGTACTTTAATCTCTGCTTCCCTTTATGAACTCCTGAAATATGGATTTGCTTATTATATTCTCCATCTCTCTAATTATACCGCAGTTTATGGTGCATACGCTGCTATTGTAGTTTTTATGCTGTGGATTTATCTTTTATCTCTGATTTTCTGCACCGGTGCAGCGTTGTCAAAAATACACATGGAGCTGTATAAGCTCGAACTAAAATTTAACAATAAAGAAAAATATGGAACAGAGGAAATTATCCCGAACGATTGA